A stretch of Oligoflexia bacterium DNA encodes these proteins:
- the galE gene encoding UDP-glucose 4-epimerase GalE, protein MKILVTGGAGYIGSHVVRRLTENKFEVIVLDNLTTGFRESLLHNEQFIFGDVGDKAVLDKIFSTHKIEAVLHFAASIVVPESVKNPLKYYQNNTRNTLTLIDACVRHKIKNFIFSSTAAVYGVQTKGHITEDSQLQPINPYGWSKLMSEQILKDTSHANPDFTHVILRYFNVAGADPMGRIGQRSPESTLLIKVCCQVALGLKEKVEIFGNDYQTPDGTCIRDYIHVEDLAESHILALKHLLNGKPTLTANVGYGQGHSVLEVIDMVKKVSGVDFKVIHSPRRPGDPPLLVAKAERICEKLHWTPQYQDLKVIIEHAWQWEKLLANET, encoded by the coding sequence ATGAAGATCTTAGTCACAGGTGGCGCCGGTTATATCGGTAGCCATGTTGTTCGAAGGCTTACAGAAAATAAGTTTGAAGTTATTGTACTTGATAACCTCACCACAGGTTTTCGAGAAAGCCTATTACACAATGAACAATTTATTTTTGGAGATGTAGGCGACAAAGCAGTCCTTGATAAAATTTTTAGCACCCACAAAATCGAAGCCGTTCTTCATTTCGCAGCATCGATAGTTGTCCCTGAATCTGTAAAAAACCCACTCAAGTATTATCAAAACAACACTCGAAACACACTAACACTCATAGACGCTTGTGTCCGACATAAAATAAAGAATTTTATTTTTTCAAGCACCGCAGCTGTATACGGAGTACAAACAAAAGGGCACATTACCGAAGACTCTCAACTCCAACCTATAAACCCTTATGGTTGGTCCAAATTGATGAGTGAACAAATCTTAAAAGATACATCACATGCAAACCCTGATTTTACTCATGTGATTCTTCGTTATTTCAATGTTGCAGGAGCTGATCCAATGGGTCGCATCGGGCAACGTAGCCCAGAGTCAACTCTCCTCATAAAAGTGTGCTGCCAAGTGGCTCTTGGCTTAAAAGAAAAAGTAGAAATTTTTGGAAACGATTATCAAACTCCCGATGGCACCTGCATAAGGGATTATATTCATGTAGAAGACCTAGCTGAATCCCATATTTTAGCACTGAAACATCTCCTCAATGGTAAACCCACCCTGACTGCCAACGTGGGTTACGGGCAGGGCCATAGTGTTTTAGAAGTTATTGATATGGTCAAAAAAGTCAGTGGAGTTGATTTCAAAGTCATTCACAGCCCACGAAGACCGGGTGACCCACCCCTATTGGTAGCCAAGGCAGAGAGAATCTGTGAAAAACTGCATTGGACCCCCCAATATCAAGACTTAAAAGTGATTATTGAGCACGCCTGGCAATGGGAAAAATTACTCGCAAATGAGACGTGA
- the gmd gene encoding GDP-mannose 4,6-dehydratase yields the protein MSTTKKAFITGITGQDGSYLAELLLEKGYEVHGLIRRASTFNTGRIDHLYRDPHYQDTRLFLHYGDLSDSTNLNQILKAVKPTEVYHLGAQSHVRVSFDMPDYTADITGTGTVRLLDAILHSGIETKFYQASSSEMYGKVQEVPQKESTPFYPRSPYGCAKVFAYWITVNYREAYKMFACNGILFNHESPRRGETFVTRKITRALAKIVAGQQRDLFVGNLDAKRDWGYAKDYVEAMWLMLQQPKADDYVIATGETHTVKEFLEIAFGLVGRDYREHVKIDPRYFRPTEVDLLIGDPTKARKELGWKTTLSFEGLVRLMVEEDLKAEGIDPTTIMKG from the coding sequence ATGAGCACTACTAAGAAAGCCTTTATCACTGGTATCACAGGCCAAGACGGGTCTTATTTAGCTGAACTTCTTTTAGAAAAAGGCTACGAAGTCCACGGACTCATCCGTCGCGCCAGTACATTTAACACAGGTCGAATTGATCATCTTTACCGCGACCCTCATTACCAAGACACACGACTTTTTCTTCACTATGGCGATCTCAGCGATTCAACAAATCTTAATCAAATTCTTAAGGCCGTCAAACCAACAGAGGTTTATCATCTAGGGGCTCAAAGTCACGTTCGCGTGAGTTTCGATATGCCCGATTACACTGCCGATATTACTGGAACCGGAACAGTTCGTTTACTCGATGCGATTTTACATTCAGGGATTGAAACCAAATTTTATCAAGCTTCAAGCTCAGAGATGTACGGAAAAGTGCAAGAAGTTCCACAAAAAGAATCAACACCCTTTTACCCACGCAGCCCCTATGGTTGCGCAAAGGTTTTCGCCTATTGGATCACCGTAAATTATCGTGAAGCGTACAAAATGTTTGCCTGTAACGGTATTCTCTTTAATCATGAGAGTCCACGTCGAGGCGAAACATTCGTTACACGCAAAATCACTCGAGCCCTAGCCAAGATTGTTGCGGGTCAACAGCGAGATCTCTTTGTTGGAAACCTCGATGCCAAGCGCGATTGGGGTTACGCAAAAGATTATGTTGAAGCAATGTGGTTGATGCTTCAACAACCAAAAGCTGATGACTATGTTATCGCTACCGGCGAAACACACACCGTTAAAGAATTCTTAGAAATCGCCTTTGGATTAGTTGGCCGAGATTACCGTGAGCATGTCAAAATTGACCCTCGCTATTTCAGACCTACTGAAGTTGATTTGCTCATTGGAGATCCCACAAAGGCACGTAAAGAGCTCGGCTGGAAGACAACTCTTTCTTTCGAAGGCCTTGTTCGCCTGATGGTTGAAGAAGATCTTAAGGCTGAGGGAATTGACCCTACAACTATTATGAAGGGTTAG
- a CDS encoding GDP-L-fucose synthase, translated as MSDTKSWNVKNPVLYNDFKNLKITVTGGNGFLGRHLVAQLIERGAQKENIYCPTSRECDLRKPQDAAQAVKNKDLVIHLAARVGGIGLNQKCPADLIYDNATMGINVIHESHKAKVKKIVVAGTVCAYPKFTPVPFKEEDLWNGYPEETNAPYGVAKKLLLVALQSYRQQYNLSGIFLLPANLYGPHDNFDLESSHVIPAMIRKFVEARTNETPTVTLWGDGSPSREFLYVEDCARGIIEATLKYDGPEAINLGTHEETQIKYLAETVKDLVGYSGLIQWDTNRPNGQPKRQLDVSRAVEAFNFKAQVTLRDGLKKTIDWYAENKL; from the coding sequence GTGAGCGACACAAAATCTTGGAACGTAAAAAACCCAGTACTTTATAACGATTTCAAAAATCTCAAAATCACAGTCACTGGTGGCAATGGCTTTTTAGGCCGCCATCTCGTAGCACAACTTATTGAACGTGGTGCTCAAAAAGAAAATATCTATTGCCCCACTAGTCGCGAATGCGATTTGCGAAAGCCCCAAGACGCAGCACAAGCTGTGAAAAATAAAGATCTAGTGATTCATCTCGCTGCCCGAGTGGGTGGCATAGGTTTAAATCAAAAATGCCCGGCAGACTTAATTTATGACAACGCAACTATGGGCATCAACGTCATCCATGAAAGTCATAAAGCTAAAGTTAAAAAAATTGTAGTCGCTGGCACCGTATGCGCTTATCCAAAATTTACTCCAGTTCCATTTAAAGAAGAAGATCTCTGGAACGGTTACCCCGAAGAAACAAATGCTCCCTATGGAGTAGCTAAAAAATTATTGTTAGTTGCCCTTCAATCATATCGCCAGCAATATAATCTCTCTGGAATTTTTTTATTACCCGCAAATCTCTACGGGCCCCATGATAATTTTGATCTTGAATCATCCCATGTTATTCCAGCCATGATTCGCAAATTCGTTGAAGCCCGCACAAATGAAACGCCCACTGTTACACTTTGGGGTGATGGCAGTCCGTCACGTGAGTTTTTATATGTAGAAGATTGTGCTCGCGGTATTATTGAAGCCACTTTAAAGTATGATGGCCCCGAGGCCATTAATTTAGGTACACATGAAGAAACGCAGATTAAATATTTAGCCGAAACTGTAAAAGATCTTGTGGGCTATAGTGGTTTAATACAATGGGATACCAATCGTCCCAACGGGCAACCCAAACGCCAACTTGACGTTTCACGTGCAGTAGAGGCCTTTAATTTTAAAGCTCAAGTAACTTTACGTGATGGTTTGAAAAAAACTATCGATTGGTATGCGGAGAATAAATTATGA
- a CDS encoding class I SAM-dependent methyltransferase: MKHGNCRFCKTELKTSVADLGMSPLANAYIRPERKRGLEYFFPLHAFICDKCLLVQVEEFETPQAIFSDYAYFSSYSKTWLTHCQKYTSLMIEKFGLNPKSLVIEIASNDGYLLQYFKEKNIPVIGIEPAENVAKVAEQKGIPTVVKFFGVQTAQTLIESGKKADLLLGNNVLAHVPDLNDFVKGMKLLLNDHGVLTMEFPHLLNLIEQNQFDTIYHEHFSYFSLQTVERVFNHHGLTLFDVEELPTHGGSIRIYAHHKEDTTHKLTPNIDRLKEKEAKSGLNKIETYKKFNDKVWDTKRKLLEFLISAKREGKTIVGYGAPAKGNTLLNFCGIRQDFLDYTVDISPHKIGCLLPGTHIPIEHPDKIKETKPDYVLILPWNFKEEIMDKTQFLREWGGKFVIPIPEVRIID; the protein is encoded by the coding sequence ATGAAACATGGAAATTGCCGATTTTGTAAAACTGAACTAAAAACGTCAGTGGCCGATCTTGGGATGTCGCCTTTAGCAAATGCATATATACGTCCAGAGCGTAAAAGGGGCCTAGAGTATTTTTTCCCGCTTCATGCATTTATCTGTGACAAATGCCTACTTGTGCAAGTTGAAGAATTTGAAACACCTCAAGCCATTTTTAGCGATTACGCTTATTTTTCTTCATACTCTAAAACCTGGCTAACACATTGCCAAAAATACACCAGCCTCATGATCGAAAAATTTGGGCTCAACCCCAAAAGCCTGGTTATCGAAATTGCGAGTAATGATGGCTATCTACTTCAATATTTTAAAGAAAAGAATATTCCCGTAATAGGAATCGAACCTGCTGAAAACGTAGCCAAAGTAGCAGAGCAAAAAGGGATTCCAACTGTTGTAAAATTCTTCGGCGTACAAACAGCACAAACATTAATTGAGTCGGGTAAAAAAGCAGATCTTCTCTTAGGTAATAACGTTTTAGCTCATGTTCCTGATCTCAATGACTTCGTAAAAGGGATGAAACTTCTTCTCAATGATCATGGTGTGCTCACCATGGAATTTCCTCACCTACTAAATCTTATTGAACAAAATCAATTTGATACAATTTACCACGAGCACTTTTCTTATTTCTCACTTCAAACAGTTGAACGCGTGTTTAATCACCATGGTCTTACACTTTTTGATGTTGAAGAATTGCCAACTCATGGGGGCTCCATCAGAATTTATGCCCATCACAAAGAAGATACGACACATAAACTCACTCCCAATATTGATCGCCTCAAAGAAAAAGAAGCAAAATCAGGCTTAAATAAAATTGAAACTTACAAAAAATTTAACGACAAGGTGTGGGATACTAAAAGAAAACTTTTAGAATTTCTTATCTCTGCAAAACGTGAAGGCAAAACGATTGTCGGTTATGGTGCACCTGCAAAAGGCAACACACTTTTAAATTTCTGCGGAATTCGACAAGACTTTTTAGATTATACCGTCGATATTTCCCCTCATAAAATCGGATGCCTACTGCCCGGCACTCATATTCCTATTGAGCATCCCGATAAAATCAAAGAAACAAAACCTGATTACGTACTTATTTTACCTTGGAATTTCAAAGAAGAGATCATGGATAAAACCCAATTCTTAAGAGAATGGGGCGGAAAATTCGTGATTCCAATACCCGAAGTTCGCATCATCGATTAA
- a CDS encoding serine protease, with protein sequence MGRGKTLVILCVFIFTYQFAHAEEGFHPLSTLAPIFQRTEKATVCIYAVSSNGKTARGTAFLVGTKIEKNKTIGIFLTNAHVVERIKSDFAYNSRVQVGYHYQILGTVVSTSDANSWITKLTNYGAKDSDLDMALVEIEMPKGRILEPVQFKVDPVSAGDQVYLLGNPALNMRKVWNVPKPEIYLVTLWSQGIVSGYAQFEGRKNSKLQHRTLWHTADTLEGNSGGPVMDSSGYVVGITKARMGSPELNKEYKYIKHLKGVALPAKEIQEFLRAQGIY encoded by the coding sequence ATGGGACGGGGAAAGACTTTAGTCATTTTATGTGTATTCATTTTTACATATCAATTTGCTCATGCGGAAGAAGGGTTTCACCCTCTCTCGACACTGGCGCCAATATTTCAGCGTACTGAAAAAGCGACTGTTTGTATTTATGCAGTCAGCAGCAACGGAAAAACAGCACGGGGTACTGCATTTTTAGTTGGGACAAAAATAGAGAAAAATAAAACTATCGGAATATTTCTCACCAACGCACATGTTGTAGAGCGCATTAAGTCTGATTTTGCATATAACTCTCGAGTTCAAGTTGGTTATCACTATCAAATTCTAGGTACCGTCGTTTCTACTTCAGATGCCAATTCTTGGATCACAAAACTTACTAATTACGGCGCTAAAGATTCAGATCTCGACATGGCACTTGTTGAAATTGAAATGCCAAAAGGGAGAATCCTTGAACCTGTGCAATTTAAAGTTGATCCAGTTTCTGCGGGTGACCAAGTCTATCTTTTGGGTAACCCCGCTTTAAATATGCGTAAAGTTTGGAATGTGCCAAAACCTGAAATATATCTAGTGACTCTGTGGTCTCAAGGCATTGTTAGTGGGTACGCCCAATTTGAGGGACGTAAGAATTCTAAACTGCAACATCGAACTCTTTGGCATACTGCTGATACCTTAGAGGGAAACAGTGGTGGACCAGTGATGGATAGCTCTGGTTATGTAGTGGGTATCACCAAGGCGCGGATGGGTTCACCAGAATTGAATAAAGAATATAAGTATATAAAACATCTTAAGGGAGTCGCACTTCCTGCAAAAGAAATTCAAGAATTTCTGCGAGCCCAGGGTATTTATTGA
- the mutT gene encoding 8-oxo-dGTP diphosphatase MutT, with product MDSRTPGKQPKKRSVWIPVVTGLMRKNGKILLGLRPQGESLAGSWEFPGGKIDQGETPEQALKRELMEELAIEAEIGELRLVHTHSYGERGVLLMFYDVHFWKGEPKTVYHEDLKWVDPDEMEKLQIPEANRNILKKLIKIIKV from the coding sequence ATGGACTCTAGAACACCCGGTAAACAACCAAAAAAGCGCAGCGTATGGATTCCAGTAGTAACGGGTCTTATGCGAAAAAATGGCAAAATCCTTTTAGGTTTACGACCTCAAGGAGAAAGTTTAGCGGGTTCTTGGGAATTTCCTGGCGGGAAAATAGACCAAGGAGAAACTCCCGAACAAGCTCTCAAACGTGAACTTATGGAAGAACTTGCCATCGAAGCTGAAATTGGTGAGCTTCGCCTCGTTCACACACACTCTTATGGTGAGCGCGGAGTTTTGCTCATGTTTTATGATGTTCATTTCTGGAAAGGTGAACCCAAAACAGTTTATCACGAAGACTTAAAGTGGGTTGACCCTGATGAAATGGAAAAACTTCAGATACCCGAAGCAAACAGAAATATACTTAAAAAATTAATCAAGATTATCAAAGTGTGA
- a CDS encoding glycosyltransferase family 4 protein has product MPRIAYISSTFPDYQKCGTGIYAGYLTEALAQQGHDVHVITSSIPEIRPTFGKVTVHKALSGWNMPDLPKLMRLFFQIKPDIIHINHPTAIASAKSKVLVNLLPEINRTTWKLPLITTIHEFPNVSLLGKLKIIPMLLSSDVVTVTNRHYKEKMLKYLPANYDRRIQVINLGSQFKQNLPARTKFEQKQRWDINPDDKVIGFVGFITPPKGFHNLITAVTPLLKKDPKLKVLALSSWNLTKPSYRQKIMDLIEKAGISHQVIFSGFLEDDDLWSALSAIDLCVFAFDFPVEERSSGPLRQVIFKGLPTVVYANDINYSEFGFKHKENIWFTPIGNTEALRNDIQNLLDHTEQLENLSQGALALRHELSFDAISNAFSRVYSDLLTRR; this is encoded by the coding sequence GTGCCACGCATCGCCTATATTTCAAGCACATTCCCCGATTATCAAAAATGTGGAACAGGCATTTACGCAGGTTATCTTACCGAAGCACTTGCGCAGCAAGGGCACGACGTTCATGTAATCACGTCAAGCATTCCTGAAATTCGCCCGACATTTGGCAAAGTTACTGTTCATAAAGCGTTGAGTGGTTGGAATATGCCGGATCTCCCAAAACTCATGCGCTTATTTTTTCAAATCAAACCTGACATTATTCACATCAATCACCCAACAGCAATCGCAAGTGCTAAATCAAAAGTGCTCGTCAATCTTTTGCCTGAAATTAATCGCACCACTTGGAAGCTACCCTTAATCACTACTATTCACGAATTTCCGAACGTAAGCTTACTTGGAAAATTAAAAATTATTCCTATGCTTCTCTCTAGTGACGTAGTCACTGTGACCAATAGGCATTACAAAGAAAAAATGCTCAAGTATCTCCCAGCAAATTATGACAGACGCATTCAGGTCATTAATCTTGGCTCACAGTTTAAACAAAATTTGCCTGCCAGAACCAAATTTGAACAAAAACAAAGATGGGATATCAACCCTGATGATAAAGTCATAGGTTTTGTCGGCTTCATCACACCACCAAAGGGTTTTCACAATCTCATCACAGCCGTTACACCTCTATTGAAAAAAGATCCAAAGTTAAAAGTATTAGCACTTTCTAGTTGGAATCTCACAAAACCCTCATACCGCCAAAAAATCATGGATCTCATTGAGAAAGCAGGAATCTCTCATCAAGTGATTTTTTCTGGTTTTCTTGAAGATGACGATCTTTGGTCAGCCCTGAGTGCTATTGATCTTTGCGTATTTGCGTTTGATTTTCCCGTAGAAGAAAGAAGCTCTGGCCCTTTACGACAAGTCATATTTAAAGGCCTACCCACTGTAGTTTATGCCAACGATATAAATTATTCTGAATTTGGTTTTAAACATAAAGAAAACATCTGGTTTACCCCGATTGGAAACACAGAGGCACTTCGAAACGATATACAAAATCTACTTGATCACACAGAACAACTTGAGAACCTTTCACAAGGTGCATTGGCTTTGCGCCACGAACTTAGCTTTGATGCTATTTCAAATGCATTTAGCCGCGTGTATTCTGATCTGTTAACACGGCGGTAA
- a CDS encoding DegT/DnrJ/EryC1/StrS family aminotransferase — MSQSMFPFFDLTRQHQTIKDEVMDVVNRVFEKQAFVMGDEVTLFESEVAKYMGVKHVISCSSGTDALVLALKTMDIGPGDEVITSPFSFFASTSSILLTGAKPVFVDIDPVTYNIDPGSLSKHMSDKTKAIMPVHLFGQACEMDSILSFAKRHNLMVLEDAAQSIGAKYSDHGAGSMGTMGAVSFYPTKNLGGAGEGGAVSTNDDKLAEKAKLLRVHGMKVRYTHDLLGWNSRLSAIQAAVLRVKLRHLNTWVARRNQLARQYIEALSPLVKSERLVLPRTVGGRSHVWNQFVVLVNDRDGIRKKLDEKGIPTDIFYPKTIPAQPVMKELGFKEEGFPVAVDCAKRALALPIFPELTDGEQRKVIEALTAVLTDQNTRG, encoded by the coding sequence ATGAGCCAGTCTATGTTTCCTTTTTTTGATCTTACAAGACAACATCAGACAATCAAAGACGAAGTCATGGATGTCGTAAATCGTGTGTTTGAAAAACAAGCATTCGTTATGGGAGATGAGGTTACACTTTTTGAAAGTGAAGTGGCAAAGTACATGGGTGTTAAACATGTGATTAGCTGTTCTTCGGGTACTGATGCTCTTGTTTTGGCACTTAAGACAATGGATATTGGCCCAGGTGATGAAGTAATCACATCACCCTTTAGTTTTTTTGCATCAACAAGTTCGATTTTATTAACAGGGGCAAAACCTGTGTTCGTTGATATTGATCCTGTGACATATAATATTGACCCTGGTTCGTTAAGCAAACACATGAGTGATAAAACAAAAGCCATCATGCCTGTGCATCTTTTTGGTCAGGCTTGCGAGATGGATTCGATTTTGAGTTTTGCAAAAAGACATAACCTAATGGTTCTTGAAGATGCCGCACAATCTATTGGTGCAAAATATAGCGATCATGGTGCTGGTTCAATGGGCACAATGGGAGCTGTAAGTTTTTATCCGACAAAAAATTTAGGTGGTGCAGGTGAAGGCGGAGCTGTTTCAACAAATGATGACAAGCTCGCTGAAAAAGCAAAACTTTTGCGTGTACATGGTATGAAAGTTCGTTACACCCATGATCTATTGGGTTGGAATTCTCGTCTATCAGCTATTCAAGCTGCAGTGTTGAGAGTAAAACTTCGACATTTAAATACTTGGGTCGCTCGTCGTAATCAATTGGCACGTCAATATATTGAAGCATTGTCACCATTAGTAAAATCAGAGCGTTTAGTTTTACCCAGAACAGTTGGTGGGCGTAGCCATGTTTGGAATCAATTTGTGGTCTTGGTAAATGATCGTGATGGCATACGCAAAAAATTAGATGAAAAAGGAATTCCTACAGATATTTTTTACCCCAAAACAATTCCAGCTCAACCTGTTATGAAAGAATTGGGATTTAAAGAGGAAGGTTTTCCGGTTGCCGTTGATTGCGCTAAGCGAGCACTTGCACTTCCTATATTTCCAGAGCTTACTGATGGTGAGCAACGAAAAGTCATTGAAGCACTTACCGCCGTGTTAACAGATCAGAATACACGCGGCTAA
- a CDS encoding glycosyltransferase family 4 protein, which translates to MKKPLPQHWRICFVTQKFPQSEFADDYGYLWSLAQQLVARGHEIIVITAEHHVANAIQNVNGIQIHYLGSSFSGDPSFSSKEAALDRVEELHLEKQIDLIHCVDNVGLNIALNKKTLNINLAVDVNVIQLDQIFGILGMTEENFLSYFRTCWAVGFRFMKSFFGEEHKQLARADGIFVGSHQQRDILERYYYIPSRKTYVIPFGIDTRGFKPIDTKAQILEKLEIEPDTKIILTVTPMDNAEETKNLLTAFERVVIKKPKTALIIAGDGPKRRELEFHTLHLALASKVHFTGTLPPEEINVYINASDAYVNLYSKSSGFEPTVLEAMACSKTVIASEVGTSSNIIENGVDGFLLRPTEIGTLSRLLLEIVSGQIDTKSIGERTRQKILKMFDTKWMVDETIQAYQNILLSTGKYKK; encoded by the coding sequence ATGAAAAAACCACTTCCTCAGCATTGGCGAATTTGTTTTGTCACACAAAAGTTTCCACAGTCGGAATTTGCCGACGACTATGGTTATCTATGGTCATTAGCTCAACAATTGGTCGCCCGCGGCCATGAAATCATTGTTATAACCGCTGAACATCACGTTGCTAACGCCATACAAAATGTAAATGGAATTCAAATTCACTACCTGGGCTCATCATTTTCTGGAGATCCATCATTTTCTTCAAAAGAAGCCGCACTTGATCGTGTAGAAGAACTTCATCTTGAAAAACAAATAGACTTAATACATTGCGTCGATAACGTGGGGCTTAATATTGCGTTGAACAAAAAGACTCTGAACATCAATCTGGCCGTGGATGTTAACGTCATCCAACTTGATCAAATATTTGGAATATTGGGCATGACTGAAGAAAATTTCTTAAGTTACTTTAGAACATGCTGGGCCGTAGGCTTTAGATTTATGAAAAGTTTTTTTGGTGAAGAACACAAACAACTGGCTCGAGCAGATGGCATTTTTGTAGGAAGTCACCAGCAACGAGACATTCTGGAGCGTTATTACTATATTCCCTCTCGAAAAACCTACGTGATTCCCTTTGGAATAGACACGCGGGGTTTTAAGCCTATCGATACTAAAGCCCAGATCTTAGAAAAACTTGAAATTGAGCCTGATACCAAAATCATTCTTACGGTTACACCCATGGATAATGCTGAAGAGACCAAAAATTTGCTCACAGCCTTTGAACGGGTAGTAATAAAAAAACCAAAAACAGCCCTGATTATTGCCGGCGATGGACCAAAGCGTCGAGAATTAGAATTCCACACACTCCACCTTGCCCTGGCAAGCAAAGTGCATTTTACAGGCACCTTACCTCCCGAAGAGATCAACGTGTACATCAATGCCAGTGATGCTTACGTCAATTTATACAGCAAATCTTCAGGTTTTGAACCCACCGTGTTAGAAGCCATGGCTTGTAGTAAAACAGTGATTGCGAGTGAAGTTGGAACGAGCAGTAATATCATTGAAAATGGAGTTGACGGCTTTTTACTACGACCCACTGAGATCGGTACACTGAGTCGCCTACTTTTAGAGATTGTTTCAGGTCAAATCGATACTAAAAGCATCGGAGAAAGAACACGACAAAAAATACTAAAAATGTTTGATACTAAGTGGATGGTCGACGAAACTATTCAAGCATACCAAAATATACTTCTGAGCACAGGAAAGTATAAGAAATGA
- a CDS encoding O-antigen ligase family protein, with translation MTSSQRIKSNIRAVLAKPLIILTYLYVVSLTCSMAGMEITAWMIALLFILYTIVDRISKNKHLEFHTIGIELPLLIFIIVVICGLKINAPEGDFWFALGSLRNLVLLVMFTYSLQLVRNLNRVFAILVGCASLIAIYGIWQHFSGIDLWRLSQRALVQVNWGDQSVYSTVGFFSHHLTYGHSFMMILCLPWAALLLSRRNRWWQIALFIVSFLLIFTSIIFTYGRGAWIALLVCLPMMAFFASRKLFFITVTLLAISGGGLLKFDSNFRERALSVFAQNYNSNEERKQVWQANMAMFHDHPWIGVGYRQNEPLTNTYYKKLGIPEGLAGHAHSNYVELLSTTGILGFSCYMLFILAFVLMTARLFSTIPTTHYWHRVFALSALGAQLAFHVGGLTQWNFGDAEVQHQFIFWLAVVAYMSQRYYAHIVPDDQSL, from the coding sequence ATGACTTCGTCCCAACGAATAAAATCGAATATCAGGGCCGTACTTGCAAAGCCTCTTATAATTCTTACTTATTTATATGTCGTTTCACTTACTTGTTCTATGGCTGGTATGGAAATCACTGCCTGGATGATTGCATTACTTTTCATTCTTTACACAATCGTTGATCGCATCAGTAAAAACAAACATCTCGAATTTCACACAATAGGGATTGAACTTCCATTATTGATTTTCATAATCGTTGTGATTTGTGGCTTAAAAATAAACGCGCCTGAAGGTGATTTTTGGTTTGCTCTGGGAAGTTTACGAAACCTTGTTTTGCTCGTGATGTTTACTTATTCACTTCAACTCGTGCGTAATCTTAATCGTGTATTTGCCATTCTCGTGGGTTGTGCTTCGCTCATAGCTATTTATGGTATTTGGCAACACTTCTCAGGCATTGATCTCTGGCGTTTAAGCCAAAGAGCCCTTGTTCAAGTGAATTGGGGAGATCAAAGCGTTTATTCGACAGTAGGTTTTTTCAGTCATCATTTAACCTATGGCCATAGTTTCATGATGATTTTATGTTTGCCCTGGGCAGCCCTACTTTTATCTCGTAGAAATCGCTGGTGGCAAATTGCATTGTTTATCGTTTCATTCTTGCTCATATTCACGAGCATTATTTTTACATACGGACGCGGTGCTTGGATTGCACTTCTGGTCTGCCTCCCCATGATGGCTTTTTTCGCAAGCCGAAAACTTTTTTTCATCACCGTCACACTTCTTGCGATCAGCGGCGGCGGTCTTCTCAAATTTGATTCAAACTTTAGAGAACGTGCACTCTCGGTATTTGCACAAAATTACAACAGCAATGAAGAACGCAAACAAGTTTGGCAAGCCAACATGGCCATGTTTCATGACCACCCCTGGATCGGCGTTGGTTACCGACAAAATGAACCACTTACAAATACCTATTATAAAAAATTGGGAATTCCAGAAGGCCTTGCGGGCCACGCACATAGCAATTATGTAGAGCTTCTTTCAACTACCGGAATATTAGGTTTTAGTTGTTACATGCTTTTCATTTTAGCTTTTGTGTTGATGACAGCACGATTGTTTTCCACAATTCCCACAACTCACTACTGGCATCGTGTTTTTGCCTTATCAGCTCTGGGCGCCCAACTAGCCTTTCATGTAGGTGGGCTCACGCAATGGAATTTCGGCGATGCAGAAGTTCAACACCAATTCATCTTCTGGCTCGCAGTAGTGGCCTATATGAGCCAAAGGTATTACGCACATATTGTTCCCGATGATCAGAGCTTGTAA
- a CDS encoding HU family DNA-binding protein encodes MTKADLINQISEKAGITRVKAETVVNTIFDSMVEALMRDDRIEIRGFGSFVNRAYGAYQGRNPRTGEIINVEEKKLPFFKVGKELKEDVNKPNK; translated from the coding sequence ATGACAAAAGCAGATCTGATTAATCAAATTTCAGAAAAAGCCGGTATCACGCGCGTTAAAGCAGAAACCGTTGTGAATACCATATTTGACTCGATGGTTGAGGCTCTCATGCGTGATGACAGAATCGAAATTCGTGGTTTTGGCTCATTTGTTAACCGTGCTTATGGTGCCTATCAAGGTCGAAATCCACGCACCGGTGAGATCATTAATGTAGAAGAAAAGAAATTACCGTTTTTTAAGGTTGGAAAAGAACTTAAAGAAGACGTTAACAAACCTAATAAATAA